A DNA window from Pseudomonas sp. B21-056 contains the following coding sequences:
- a CDS encoding CS1 type fimbrial major subunit: MIKTLIHPLVLTALVFPWALAWGAVERETFELYVTIPTADFYVLPLDPQLVQREQRLPFSTITSDLIPLRATYEVKNSNGSIGARLGEEAYLSNGRERIDLRVRFNGVLLTLDSTQVVSATEARPGRQVPLEIAAIKPDDDYKPGDYYGTVHMVFDATAP, from the coding sequence ATGATCAAGACACTGATACACCCCCTCGTATTGACCGCGCTGGTATTCCCTTGGGCCTTGGCCTGGGGAGCTGTCGAGCGGGAAACCTTCGAACTCTACGTGACCATTCCGACGGCCGACTTCTATGTGTTGCCCCTCGACCCGCAACTGGTCCAGCGCGAGCAGCGCTTGCCCTTCAGCACCATCACCTCGGACCTCATCCCGTTACGGGCGACCTACGAGGTGAAGAACAGCAACGGCTCCATTGGCGCACGCCTCGGGGAGGAGGCTTACCTGTCCAATGGTCGTGAGCGCATCGACCTGCGTGTGCGCTTCAACGGCGTGCTACTGACCCTGGACTCAACCCAGGTGGTCTCCGCCACCGAGGCCAGGCCCGGACGCCAGGTGCCGCTGGAAATAGCCGCCATCAAACCCGATGACGACTACAAGCCTGGCGATTACTACGGCACGGTGCACATGGTGTTCGATGCCACGGCGCCGTAA
- a CDS encoding fimbrial protein, producing MFKQFVSVTTLVAAALSPSLAWGADDARSAIHVSANIPPQQFHVQPRDPEFGKDEYMYYDPIKNNLSVLRQTFDVKNTDGSIHAHLPEDQPDLSNGNQAIPLRVKFNNVRLSAVPVEVVDDATSTPGTQAEMVISADAIPTKLTGGLYTVGFIVIFDAVPRVTP from the coding sequence ATGTTCAAGCAATTCGTATCCGTTACTACCCTGGTCGCTGCGGCCTTGAGTCCTTCGCTGGCATGGGGGGCTGATGATGCACGTTCAGCCATCCATGTCAGCGCGAACATTCCGCCCCAGCAGTTTCATGTGCAGCCACGGGATCCGGAATTCGGTAAGGACGAATACATGTATTACGATCCGATCAAAAATAATCTGAGTGTTTTACGCCAGACCTTTGATGTGAAAAATACCGACGGCTCGATCCATGCGCATTTGCCGGAGGACCAGCCCGATCTGAGTAACGGTAATCAGGCTATCCCTCTGCGGGTCAAGTTCAACAATGTTCGCCTGAGTGCCGTGCCCGTCGAAGTGGTGGACGATGCCACGTCTACGCCAGGAACCCAGGCCGAAATGGTCATCAGTGCAGATGCCATTCCTACGAAGCTCACGGGGGGCTTATACACGGTCGGCTTTATCGTGATTTTCGACGCGGTGCCTCGGGTGACGCCGTAA
- a CDS encoding molecular chaperone — MKHLWAWVGFSLFCGVAQASPQIGVGVVYDYLDGNKTTYMKRVFNGGTSTAFVKVNILEIIYNEDGTYSEVPLQNQASAQAKDGLMASPARLIVPANGVQGTRLLFMGDRDKERYFRVRFVPVVPEAEDEFAVSAEEREAYKKERVGAGVKVLAGYGTVFFVRPRNTRFDTVIDNSANRYMLRNNGNSVVVIDEFKDCEAKKENECRPTTKHHVMTGRTFSFDKEAGREYRFTLIEGGATKNVEIKG, encoded by the coding sequence ATGAAACATCTATGGGCATGGGTTGGTTTTTCCCTGTTTTGTGGCGTGGCTCAGGCCAGTCCGCAGATCGGTGTCGGGGTGGTCTACGACTACCTGGATGGCAACAAGACCACGTACATGAAGCGGGTGTTCAACGGCGGCACGTCGACGGCTTTCGTCAAGGTGAACATCCTGGAAATCATCTACAACGAAGACGGCACCTACAGCGAGGTGCCCCTGCAGAACCAGGCCAGCGCCCAGGCCAAGGACGGTCTGATGGCCAGCCCGGCGCGCCTGATCGTGCCGGCCAACGGTGTGCAGGGCACGCGCTTGCTGTTCATGGGCGACCGTGACAAGGAGCGTTACTTCCGGGTGCGTTTCGTGCCGGTGGTGCCGGAAGCGGAAGACGAGTTTGCGGTCAGTGCGGAAGAGCGTGAGGCGTATAAAAAAGAGCGCGTGGGGGCCGGGGTCAAGGTACTGGCGGGATACGGCACGGTGTTCTTCGTGCGGCCCAGAAACACCCGCTTCGACACGGTGATCGATAACAGCGCCAATCGCTACATGCTGCGCAACAACGGCAACAGCGTGGTAGTGATCGATGAGTTCAAGGACTGCGAAGCGAAGAAAGAGAACGAATGCCGGCCGACCACCAAGCACCACGTCATGACCGGCCGCACGTTTTCCTTCGACAAGGAAGCGGGGCGGGAATATCGCTTCACCCTGATCGAAGGCGGCGCGACAAAAAACGTCGAGATCAAGGGCTGA